In a genomic window of Gammaproteobacteria bacterium:
- a CDS encoding glycosyltransferase family 4 protein, translated as MNEASPPSKIAFVSDYLPRRCGIATFTHDLRTAVATLYPEAECGVVAVNDVSEGYDYPPEVRFELGEQRLRDYQEAVNFLRFNGFDVICLQHEFGIYGGRSGSHILAILREVNLPVVTTLHTILEEPALEQRRVMDEIVRQSERLVVMTERGRRILREIYGVPAVKIDLIAHGIPDTPLVDPNSLKDQFGVEGKKVLLTFGLLSPGKGIEYVIQALPEITRQYPDLIYIVLGATHPHLVRAEGERYRLSLERLAEKLGMTQHVAFYNRFVELEELKQFLGAADIYITPYLSKAQATSGTLCYAFGCG; from the coding sequence ATGAATGAAGCAAGCCCGCCCTCGAAAATCGCGTTCGTCTCCGACTATCTGCCGCGCAGGTGCGGCATCGCTACCTTCACGCACGACCTGCGCACGGCCGTGGCGACGCTGTATCCGGAGGCCGAGTGCGGGGTGGTGGCCGTCAATGACGTGTCGGAAGGTTACGACTATCCACCGGAAGTACGGTTTGAGCTCGGGGAGCAGCGCCTGCGCGACTATCAGGAGGCGGTGAATTTCCTGCGGTTCAACGGCTTCGACGTGATCTGTCTGCAGCATGAGTTCGGGATCTATGGCGGCAGGTCGGGCAGCCATATCCTGGCTATCCTGCGCGAGGTCAACCTTCCCGTGGTGACCACGTTGCACACCATCCTGGAGGAGCCCGCTCTCGAGCAACGCCGGGTGATGGACGAGATTGTCCGGCAATCCGAACGGCTGGTCGTGATGACCGAGCGCGGGCGCAGGATTCTGCGGGAGATCTATGGCGTTCCCGCTGTCAAGATCGATCTGATCGCGCACGGCATTCCGGATACGCCCTTGGTCGATCCAAACTCCCTCAAGGATCAGTTTGGGGTCGAGGGCAAGAAGGTGCTGCTGACCTTCGGACTGCTATCCCCGGGCAAGGGGATCGAGTACGTGATCCAGGCGCTTCCTGAGATCACCCGGCAGTATCCGGATCTGATCTACATCGTGCTCGGCGCCACGCATCCGCATCTCGTGCGCGCAGAGGGCGAGCGTTACCGACTCAGCCTGGAGCGTCTGGCTGAGAAATTGGGAATGACGCAGCACGTCGCCTTCTACAACCGTTTCGTGGAACTCGAGGAGCTGAAGCAGTTCCTCGGCGCGGCGGACATTTATATCACCCCTTATCTCAGCAAGGCGCAGGCCACCTCCGGCACGCTCTGCTATGCGTTCGGCTGTGGCAA
- a CDS encoding glycosyltransferase family 4 protein, which yields MSESDAELQADLARPAGMVKCAKRVAVLSPVAWRTPPRYYGAWETVASNLAEGLVSRGWNVTLFATRDSVTRARLHAVIDKGYEEDPDADPKVAEYLHIAEAFEHATEFDLIHSHYDFMALSYSRLVQTPVVTTIHGFSSPKIMPVYEKYRDGYFVSISDSDRASALNYLATVYNGIDLSLYPFQERAGQDLIFLGRIHPDKGVHLAIEVARRSGRRLIIAGIVQDEAYFHNRIEPHLGDPTVSYVGPVDVAGKNALFARASALLHLNTIPERFGLVLAEANAAGVPVIAMDLGSCREVIEDGRTGFLVSTPEQAVQALGRLAEIDRRACRRRVEERFSIATMVAAYEEVYARIFELEVRKRTMTHHPSQSGGLVWPFDAEPARRIHGRPAATRSDQ from the coding sequence TTGTCTGAATCAGACGCTGAACTCCAGGCGGACCTGGCTAGGCCGGCCGGCATGGTCAAGTGCGCCAAACGAGTGGCTGTTTTATCACCGGTCGCCTGGCGGACACCGCCCCGGTACTACGGGGCCTGGGAAACGGTGGCCAGCAACCTTGCCGAAGGCTTGGTCTCGCGCGGCTGGAACGTGACCTTGTTCGCCACCAGGGACTCCGTCACGCGCGCCCGGCTCCACGCCGTGATTGACAAGGGTTACGAAGAAGACCCCGACGCCGATCCCAAGGTGGCCGAATACCTTCACATCGCGGAAGCGTTCGAGCACGCCACCGAGTTCGACCTGATTCACAGCCACTACGACTTTATGGCTTTGAGTTACAGTCGTCTGGTCCAGACACCGGTTGTGACCACCATCCATGGCTTCTCCTCGCCCAAGATCATGCCAGTCTATGAAAAGTATCGCGACGGCTACTTTGTCTCCATCAGCGACTCCGACCGCGCCTCCGCACTGAACTATCTGGCGACCGTTTACAACGGGATCGATCTCTCGCTCTACCCGTTCCAGGAACGCGCCGGCCAAGACCTGATCTTTCTCGGCCGCATCCATCCGGACAAGGGTGTCCATCTCGCCATCGAGGTCGCCCGCCGGAGTGGGCGGCGCCTGATCATTGCAGGCATCGTTCAGGACGAGGCCTATTTCCACAACCGGATCGAGCCTCATCTCGGAGATCCAACAGTCAGCTATGTCGGGCCGGTCGACGTGGCGGGCAAGAACGCATTGTTCGCGCGAGCAAGCGCGCTCCTGCATTTGAACACGATCCCGGAACGGTTCGGGCTGGTACTGGCCGAGGCCAATGCGGCCGGCGTACCCGTCATTGCCATGGATCTCGGCTCTTGCCGAGAGGTCATCGAGGATGGGCGGACCGGCTTTCTGGTCAGCACCCCCGAGCAGGCCGTCCAGGCCCTGGGGCGACTCGCCGAGATCGACCGCCGCGCCTGTCGGCGTCGCGTCGAAGAGCGCTTTTCGATCGCCACCATGGTAGCGGCCTATGAGGAGGTCTACGCGAGGATTTTCGAGCTGGAGGTGAGGAAGCGGACGATGACGCACCACCCGTCCCAATCTGGAGGCCTCGTTTGGCCGTTTGATGCAGAGCCGGCGCGAAGGATCCACGGACGGCCGGCTGCAACGAGGTCTGATCAGTGA